In the Acropora muricata isolate sample 2 chromosome 1, ASM3666990v1, whole genome shotgun sequence genome, one interval contains:
- the LOC136920315 gene encoding uncharacterized protein, whose translation MYFKNNQNVGNLLLFVVSHVVVKMAESFATNTVSRFRSPNTGEEESKLLQGSIPKSTAYKTKWAIKIFHEWQINRKVKGPVLDAGGAFKDYGDLYKVQSLCTDLANMDANALNYWLSKFVEEVANSEGKVYPARTLYGIICGIRRHLEETVGSEALNPLDASDKR comes from the coding sequence atgtattttaaaaataatcaaaatgtgggaaatttgttgttgttcgttgtaAGTCATGTGGTAGTGAAGATGGCGGAGTCTTTTGCAACGAATACCGTAAGCCGTTTTCGTTCTCCAAACACTGGGGAAGAAGAATCAAAGTTGCTGCAAGGGAGCATTCCTAAgtcaactgcctacaaaaccaaatgggcgattaaaatttttcacgaatggcagataaatagaaaagttaaaggtcCTGTACTTGATGCTGGTGGCGCTTTTAAAGATTATGGAGATTTGTACAAAGTTCAGTCGTTGTGTacagatttggcaaatatggatgCCAACGCTTTAAACTACTGGCTGAGTAAATTTGTCGAGGAGGTTGCGAATAGTGAAGGGAAGGTGTATCCAGCAAGGACACTTTATGGAATTATCTGTGGCATCCGAAGGCATTTAGAAGAAACTGTGGGAAGCGAAGCATTAAATCCTTTAGATGC
- the LOC136916867 gene encoding LOW QUALITY PROTEIN: uncharacterized protein (The sequence of the model RefSeq protein was modified relative to this genomic sequence to represent the inferred CDS: deleted 1 base in 1 codon), which translates to MFTERSEMEWKEEHDIFLCREILVSQPFKFKERTVERGKIWDEIANRLNNCQTLKFRVNKRSVRERFKLIKEKFKRKIQDEEKVSGIDVEPASELEQALEDLICALEESLPAEVMDSKQAKAEANKLKAEEIRQKAMESFGQTKAREGQEEPAKKKRRGGNDSIQFLREKSEKELEVRKQELKLKEKEQERLFEQQREMMRLMQSQQHSMMDLVSKLVNK; encoded by the exons ATGTTTACAGAAAGAAGCGAAATGGAATGGAAGGAAGAACACGACATCTTTCTCTGCCGTGAAATACTCGTTTCTCAACCCTTTAAGTTCAAAGAAAGAACTGTCGAGAGAGGGAAAATTTGGGACGAGATTGCTAATCGATTGAATAACTGTCAGACTTTAAAATTCCGGGTGAACAAGCGATCAGTCAGAGAGCGATTTAAATTAATCAAGGAAAAGTTCAAGCGTAAAATTCAAGACGAGGAAAAAGTGTCGGGAATTGATGTAGAACCCGCCTCAGAGCTTGAACAAGCTCTCGAGGAC TTAATTTGTGCATTGGAAGAATCTCTGCCGGCGGAAGTCATGGACTCGAAGCAAGCTAAGGCCGAAGCAAACAAACTCAAAGCCGAAGAAATACGCCAAAAAGCAATGGAGAGCTTCGGGCAAACTAAAGCGAGAGAAGGTCAAGAGGAACCCgcgaagaaaaagagaagaggAGGCAACGACTCTATACAGTTCTTAAGAGAAAAATCGGAGAAAGAGCTCGAAGTAAGGAAACAAGAGctaaaattaaaggaaaaggaGCAAGAGCGTTTATTTGAACAGCAACGAGAGATGATGCGATTGATGCAAAGTCAACAACATAGCATGATGGATCTAGTCTCCAAATTGGTAAATAAGTGA